Part of the Rhodohalobacter sp. 614A genome is shown below.
TGATAAAGTTGGATACGGGTCCTTTTTTACTCATCTGATTATGATTTTTGGCTTAATAATTGAGTAAGATTGTTGTTTAATTTGCAACAAGAGAGGGATTCATGATCAGTCATGATATCCTAAAATTTCAAGCATTTTATCTACCGTTTGCTCATCACGATAAAGATAATCAAACATATTTCCATCCTCATCAATATCCACAACAACATGCTTGGGAGAAGGAATCAGACAGTGTTTGATGCCTCCATACCCGCTAATCGAATCCTGGTAAGCACCGGTGTGGAAAAACCCTATGTACAGCGGTTCCTGATCATCGTCCGAATAGACCGGAAGCAGCACTTGCTGATTCAATTCTTCAGAATTGTAGTAATCGGAATGATCACAACTGATTCCGCCGATATTAATTCTTTTATACTGATTCTCCCATTTGTTAACAGGCAGAAGAATGAATTTTTCATTGATAGACCATGCATCGGGGATGGTATTCATCAAACTGTTATTAACCAGGTACCAGAGCTCGGTGTCGTTTTGCTGTTTTTGTTCCAGAACCTGAAAAATTACGGCTCCGCTTTCTCCAACGGTATATTTACCAAATTCAGTAAAAATATCGGGTTCTTCAATCCCGGCATCCGCACAAGTGTCTTTGATGTTCAGGACCAGTTCCTGAACCATGTATTCAAAATCGTAATTAAAATTGAGGCTATTTTGAATCGGAAAGCCACCGCCAATGTTTAATGCAGAAACTGTTGGCACCAACTTCTTGATGGATGTAAAAAGCGCCAGGGCTTTTTTGAACTCATTCCAATAATACATGTTGTCGGTTATACCGGAATCCACAAAAAAATGAACCATCACAAGTTCGAAACGGTCATCGCCAATAATTTTCTCATTGATAAAATCAAGAAGCTCTCGTTTGTTAATCCCCATCCGTGAGGTGTAATAGGCCGCCTGCGGATCTTCCTCAATACAGATTCGAACACCAATTTTAATTTTTTGGTCCGTCTGCAGCATCTTCAACTTTTCCAGTTCACGCATGTTATCCAAAACGGTTATGGAATTTGAAAACCCATCATTAATCAACCTGCCTATTTTCTTGACATAGTTATCCGTTTTATAACCGTTGTGAACAATCGTTCTTTGTTTGTCAAGTTTTCCCTGGTTATACAGATTTTCGATTAAATCGATATCAAACGAAGAGGACGTTTCCAGCGAGACTTTTTCTTTAAGCGCTTTGCTTACTACATGATTGAAGTGGCAGCATTTTGTGCAGTAACAAAATTCATATCGGCCAGAATAGTTGTTCTGGCTGATCGCATTATTAAACAGTTTTCTGGCAGTCTGTATTTTTTCTTTGATGTCGGGCAGATAGGTAAGCCTGAATGGCGTCCCGTATTTTTCAATCAGTTTGGAGAGGTCTACGTCATTGAAACTCAGGTTCCCATTGATCAGGTCGAAACCGTTTTGAGGGAAATCGTAGGTCTGATCAATGAGCTCGTAATACGAATTTTTCATTAATGCTTAATAGGG
Proteins encoded:
- a CDS encoding arginine decarboxylase, which encodes MKNSYYELIDQTYDFPQNGFDLINGNLSFNDVDLSKLIEKYGTPFRLTYLPDIKEKIQTARKLFNNAISQNNYSGRYEFCYCTKCCHFNHVVSKALKEKVSLETSSSFDIDLIENLYNQGKLDKQRTIVHNGYKTDNYVKKIGRLINDGFSNSITVLDNMRELEKLKMLQTDQKIKIGVRICIEEDPQAAYYTSRMGINKRELLDFINEKIIGDDRFELVMVHFFVDSGITDNMYYWNEFKKALALFTSIKKLVPTVSALNIGGGFPIQNSLNFNYDFEYMVQELVLNIKDTCADAGIEEPDIFTEFGKYTVGESGAVIFQVLEQKQQNDTELWYLVNNSLMNTIPDAWSINEKFILLPVNKWENQYKRINIGGISCDHSDYYNSEELNQQVLLPVYSDDDQEPLYIGFFHTGAYQDSISGYGGIKHCLIPSPKHVVVDIDEDGNMFDYLYRDEQTVDKMLEILGYHD